One Deinococcus koreensis genomic region harbors:
- a CDS encoding dihydrofolate reductase family protein → MSTSVLYMSMSLDGYISGSNDAPGNPGGDGFMRLHDWYEMRWDGSPVPTTRMPTAHSTLGKQFMEETNATGAVLVGRRTAEQVDHWSGDHHGVPIFVPSHRPPGPSVAQYPLVTYVLDGIESAMAQAKAAAGSRNVMVHGAYTAQKALEAGVLDEVQIHQIPVLFGGGRRLFEVLPSRLELEVVQVIDTPEATHIRYRIRR, encoded by the coding sequence ATGTCCACATCTGTGCTCTACATGTCCATGTCGCTCGACGGCTACATCTCCGGATCCAACGACGCACCGGGCAACCCCGGCGGCGACGGCTTCATGCGGCTGCACGATTGGTACGAGATGCGCTGGGACGGATCGCCTGTACCGACCACGCGGATGCCGACCGCGCATTCCACTCTCGGCAAGCAGTTCATGGAAGAGACCAACGCCACGGGTGCAGTGCTGGTGGGTCGTCGCACCGCGGAACAGGTGGATCATTGGAGCGGCGACCACCACGGTGTCCCGATCTTCGTTCCCAGCCACCGGCCTCCCGGCCCATCCGTCGCACAGTACCCGCTGGTAACGTATGTCCTGGACGGCATCGAGAGTGCGATGGCACAGGCGAAAGCTGCCGCCGGTTCTCGGAACGTGATGGTGCATGGCGCGTACACGGCACAAAAAGCGCTTGAGGCTGGGGTGCTGGACGAGGTGCAAATTCACCAGATTCCAGTGCTGTTTGGCGGTGGCCGTCGGCTGTTTGAGGTGCTGCCCTCACGCCTCGAGCTGGAGGTGGTTCAGGTCATCGACACCCCCGAAGCCACGCATATTCGCTACCGCATACGCCGCTGA
- a CDS encoding dihydrofolate reductase family protein, whose amino-acid sequence MRKVVLFVHASLDGKVQGPAPWDLGWIRYGPDLEHFASQTLADTSTVIWGRVTYEGMLNHWPKVAANPGSSDYERQHAAWLDATEKVVVSTTTDRSDWSNTRFVARDVPEEVLKLKQEEGGDITVVGSPSVAHLLMRRDLIDEYRLTVSPMVLGRGTDLAAPEMDRQNLQLAGSEAFPSGLLGLTYRRGR is encoded by the coding sequence ATGAGAAAAGTCGTCTTATTCGTACACGCGTCGCTGGATGGCAAGGTGCAGGGCCCCGCACCGTGGGATCTCGGCTGGATCCGTTACGGGCCCGACCTCGAGCACTTTGCGTCGCAGACGCTTGCCGATACCAGCACGGTGATCTGGGGCCGTGTGACGTACGAAGGCATGCTGAACCACTGGCCGAAGGTCGCGGCCAATCCCGGTAGTTCCGATTACGAGCGCCAACACGCTGCCTGGCTGGACGCAACCGAGAAGGTTGTGGTGTCCACCACTACAGACCGCAGCGACTGGAGCAACACACGCTTTGTCGCGCGTGACGTTCCAGAAGAAGTATTGAAACTCAAACAAGAGGAGGGCGGCGACATCACGGTGGTGGGTAGTCCGAGTGTTGCGCACCTGTTGATGCGCCGCGACCTCATCGACGAGTACCGCCTGACCGTGAGCCCCATGGTGCTGGGCCGGGGCACCGACCTGGCCGCGCCGGAGATGGATCGACAGAACCTCCAGCTCGCCGGATCCGAGGCGTTTCCTTCGGGCCTCCTCGGGCTGACGTATCGCCGCGGGCGGTAA
- a CDS encoding SRPBCC domain-containing protein, protein MQPTDAAEPEQSRQIETTRLIRGPRSLVFRAWTEARHLDRWFGPRGFTTTTHALEFRVGGVWAFDMRGPDGTVYPNHIEWREIVPVQRIAFRHGAHAHDQAAFDVTVRFVDRGEQTELTLRTVFRSTAERDAAVDRHGAAEGAQQTLERLERFVDEFQAPST, encoded by the coding sequence ATGCAACCGACTGACGCCGCAGAACCCGAGCAAAGCCGCCAGATCGAGACCACCCGCCTGATCCGTGGCCCGAGATCCCTGGTCTTCCGGGCATGGACCGAGGCGCGCCACCTCGACCGTTGGTTCGGGCCGCGCGGGTTTACGACCACCACGCACGCGCTCGAGTTTCGCGTTGGCGGCGTCTGGGCCTTCGACATGCGCGGGCCGGACGGCACGGTCTACCCCAACCACATCGAATGGCGGGAGATCGTGCCAGTGCAGCGGATCGCATTCCGGCACGGCGCCCACGCGCACGACCAGGCCGCGTTCGACGTAACTGTCCGGTTCGTAGACCGGGGGGAGCAGACCGAACTCACCCTGCGTACCGTTTTTCGCAGCACGGCAGAGCGCGACGCGGCGGTGGATCGCCACGGCGCGGCCGAAGGTGCCCAGCAGACTCTGGAGCGCCTGGAACGCTTTGTCGATGAGTTTCAGGCCCCCTCTACGTGA
- a CDS encoding ArsR/SmtB family transcription factor, with protein MYNAVAEPQRRRILALLRTGQKAASEIADALALAPSPTSKHLRVLRQVGLVSVREDGRHRHYTLNAQPLREVHAWTGGFEQFWSENFDRLEAYVEELGHLEDDHATD; from the coding sequence GTGTACAACGCGGTAGCGGAGCCCCAGCGGCGGCGCATCCTCGCGCTGCTGCGCACCGGGCAGAAGGCGGCCTCCGAGATCGCCGACGCGCTCGCGCTCGCGCCGTCGCCCACCTCCAAGCACCTGCGGGTCTTGCGCCAGGTGGGCCTGGTGAGCGTGCGGGAGGATGGGCGCCACCGCCACTACACGCTCAACGCGCAGCCGCTGCGGGAGGTGCACGCCTGGACGGGGGGCTTCGAGCAGTTCTGGAGCGAGAATTTCGATCGGCTCGAAGCGTACGTGGAGGAACTTGGACACCTGGAGGACGACCATGCAACCGACTGA